From the Manihot esculenta cultivar AM560-2 chromosome 14, M.esculenta_v8, whole genome shotgun sequence genome, the window aattgaaaaacccATTATAAaaccaaaagaagaaaaaaaacgagagagagaaaaatcaaaatgaaaaagaagaaaattagTTGATGCAAAGACAAGAAGAAGAGGTAAAATAAAGAGACTTGATTAACTTAAATATGCTTAAACTGTACATGCTTAAGCTACAGCAGCTTCTCATTTTCACTTCATCTAGTCTTGCcaaaaagaaagaaactaaACAAGACAAATATAGTTAATATATATAAGGTAATTCTCCATTGATGGTCCTATTTACCATTCATCAGCTCTGTGGCTTTAGCAAGAGTACGCATTACATCAACCTGAGCTCGAAGGGATACTATATAATCTAGGGTTTCTTCAATCAAAGAGACATCATCCATAAATTCTCCTCCAGGCACAAGACTCTTCAACACTTGTGTTCTTTTCTTCACCATCTCTTTTGCAAGAGATCTAGCAACTACACGGCCACCTCTTGCTTTTCTAGCACGATGACTCTTCCTCAAGATCTTCTTTCTTCTAATGATGGTTCTCTTGTTTTTTAGCTTCTCAGACTGTGAagctaacaatatattatcaaCAAGGACTTTATTACCAAAATCTGTTGAAGTTTTTGCAACCAAAGCACGACTCCAACAAGTCATGCCATTTCTTGTTGAAGCCATAGCAATGTCTGCTGATAGCTTTATTGCCTTCTTCCTTTCTAAGATGCTCATGTTCTGGTTTGTAGATTCACATAACTGGAGACCCACCATCCATTTCTTGAGAAATTCTTGCTTGAGTGACTGAGGCGCACGCATTCTACAAAGAATCAAGAAATTAATGCAGTAAGAATGTCAATCAATTCTTCAAGATTTTTTatcgaaaataaaaagaaaagctaAAACTCTCAACTTTACTCCACTCTGTATTTTTCCCAGATTAACATATATGTGGCTTGTTTTGCCGCTGCTTTTCAAGACAAAGAAAAGGGAGGGCGGAGATTATGGtaataaagagaaaagagaagttAGGTTTTGAAAGAGGATGACTACACATAAGCTAACTACAGCTTGAATTATACATGCATAGAAGTAATAGACTGAAATTACACTTACATTACTGATCAGAGACTTTGTTCTattgaagaagaggaagaaaaaacTGCAAAATCCAAGAAaagcatataaatatatatatgtgaGAGAGACAAGTTGCAGAATAATGAAGTTCTAGCGTTTCAGAGATCCAAGAAAGTGAACAACAATCATAGATATAaagtttgagagagagagagagagagagagagagagagagagagagaggggaatGAGAGGAGAAAAATGCGGAGAAACACCATTTATTTGCTTGGAGGAAAGAAGTGGTGGACCTTTGAGAGAAAGACACCGCACATGCCGGCACATGGTGTTCATGGCCCACCATGCAAACCCTAGAGGATatcaagaaaatataaaaaagaaaaagaaaggaaaagatttttaagataattgatattaaaagatacgttaaaattatatattcttgagatttttaaaagtttatcggttaatttttttgataattttaatttttaaaaatttaaaaaaatttaaatattttaattgtcatatattttaaaatcatgtAACCTTAACTTATATAGATATATCGATAGATTTTATAGACGCGGAAAagaaatttctatttatttgaGAAAGAGAAGGATAATCATGAAAGTgaaattttctttccttttgtaTTCAAAATGATGgcattaacttaaaattttatatttttaaaattttaaaatattttaattaaaattttaaaattaaaaaaataattaataaatttctctatattaaaaaattaaataataatttttaaaaaaaatataaaaatattatatagttttactaatttttactttataattagtatttataGACCATTATAAATAGTAGTAATTTTTTAACgctgtaaaaaaaatattaatatggtaATATAGTatgtaatatataattattaaataaaaaatattatattattttattcatttttttagactcaataatttaatttatattaaattgatatttcgttatgtaatttttatataaatatttttaataacatttaaaaattattattatttattaataatatagtattatatattattttaacataaataaattttaaaataaaaaaatgataaaattataagattttttttttaacttttcagTTAAAAAAATGGAAGGAAATGGTTTGTTCGGTTAGAATATAGAACGCATTAAATTAGAGGTTCCCTTAATATAATGAATACCAAACACCTGTGAGTCGTAACAGATACAAACAAAACTCACTAAATTGGCTCACTGCCACTCCACTGTTGAAGTCCAGCTAGTCGGAGGAAAATGCCTCAAGTAGTTAACACCAGACCATTATTAGATCATGGGTTTTACACACCTCCATTTATTTATCACAATATATATTaaaggaaaatatattttttcattgaaaaatttttaattgaaaatgttataataaaataaaaatatattattttttaaaaaatattttaaataataaatattttttacagaaaatattttatattttgaaattgaattgattaattGATGATAGATTTCTTGAATCTAAAATCCAAATACATCAAGACATAATCCCAAATCCGAAAAATCTATCATCTAAAACATTTTGGATTTCAAAGCCTTCTTTCATGGATctctgttttttattttttgagtttTGGTCTGCCTGTTTCGAAATCATAAATCTCAACCATTTTAGAGATAATACCTAGTTATTACTTTTAGAGGGTGTTTggattattttatgaaaattaatttataattgttaATTGTTTTATAACACttataaacatttaaaattttaaatagtgaTCTGTTTGGttaaaataactatttataattgataaataGTTCACATGattgataataattattttataaatatatttattgttaaaattattaaataagatatttcatccgttttataatttttattaattttatttttcataatattaagaaatataaatttttaattatattcattttaaatatatttaattttattaaatattaaataatattttgagaaatttattaaaaataaaataaaataaaatagaattataataattaatttatatattatcataatttaaaaaaatagataataattttaagataataaaaatatgaaggagtatatgattaaattttataattaaatgagGATATTATAGTAATTTACTTAGtcaatcaatttataaatttagtaattATAAGTATAAGAATAAACAACTATCTCTTTCAACTTTTTTAGATAACGTATAAGttagtataattaaaatatcgatatttctatttttttataatcaaacatttaaatttttttataatctctATTATAGTTCTTTCCATTCATTTTTAcccttaaaaatataaaaatatttttattgctctttttaaatgaataaactataattaaattttttatctattataatttaaacatttttattttttatttttttatttgaaaaatacttaaatccccattaatttttatctataatatgtgatttaactaatttttaacactctttttttttaatttctatttattaaaatatttcaaaattttaaaataaatacttacaatttcaattatttttaaatagtacCAAATAACATTCATATTTGTAGCAAGAAATtacattttcaataaaaatttaatcattcattaattttgaattaatgtcTATAATGGATAAAATAACTCTAATTTTAAacgattaaatataaaaaaatttaagaatttaattttaaaaatagaaagaataatttatcaattacactaaaatttaaaaataaaaatataattttataaaataatttttttatttatattgaaaagtatttaaatataaataaaaatattttaaatattttaaatatttattttttttattgattgattaataaaattatgaatgaaattttctttaatttgaatgaattgattatatataaatttaaatatttaattttaaaaatataattattaattcattaattatattaaaatttaatatttaaaatatcttttattcgTTTACCAAATAAATTGCACTTATAAATTCACAAAAAATCATAAATCCAAATGGAGTTAAATAGACTTTTCcgtaataaatgaaaaatagtgTGTGCCACGTGGCACATCTAAGGGAGTCCACACCTCCCTTCCTGACTTGAAAGTTTGCAGCAACAGTCCCGCGTGCGTAACGATGGAGATAAagaatttaaaagaatttaaaataatttaatttatacggAAAACTTTATTTTCCAATTTGGTTCGTTttgatttttacttttaaaaaattatttttattaattaaaatttttaattattttaatttaaataacaaatttaaatttattgattcaataggctaaataaaatgtatttatattttcgtTGGAAATTTGACTCTTAACAGTAGTATTTTCGGCTCTTACTTATAAGTGATGATGTGGTAAGtgcttttaaatatataatttatataaattaatataaatttttattaaaagatgtgattaatttataataaaaacagTCAAATATTATTtccataatttaattaaataaaattgtatttataattataggatttgtaattatcataattagttcaattaatatttttaaaattataacaagcTATCgactaaagttttttttttaaaaattattatttaatttttataataaaaaattaataattaattttttaatttaaaaaatatattaaaatatttttaatattttaaaatatctgtTAATTAATAACGATTAAatattctattatttaatttttatattttaaaagaatctattaattaattctttaaatttataaaaaatttaataattaatcttttcAAATCGAAAatagttatatatttttataatatttaaagaataaaattaataaaaaattaattaataaattttttaaatataaaattattttatttaaatttataataaaaatatatatttttcataaaatttaatttatttttatgattaaataaaattactttatttttacaccaagtaacCATAAAAAAATTCCAATAGATATAGTGTAATGTATAATAtatagtaaatatttattatgaaatgAATTTCTATATACAATAAAGTAGCAcaacaattatatttttatttattattaaaaagatttcatttaatgttttttttaaagcaatttCATTTAATGTTATATTCAGTATTGCTGCAAATCATGTACGTATTATTTTTGTCCAACCAACTGTATTTAATatgcaataatattttttttataataatatattttaaataaaatataaatatcataTACTTTACTTTATAAAACTTTGTTCCaataacattttaatatttgcagattatgtaaaattatttcatattaaatgataaaaaaaaatttaccttttaaagatatttagtattatttttttttatcaaatggcataaaaactattttttaaaaattgatgtaaaaattaaaatatgtgaAGAGAGTGATCTGAACAGTGAAGGACGCCTTTAacataaagtataaaaattaataataataaaaataaagcaacCAAATCTAGGTCGTGCCCAttcgattcaaattaaaaaattaatcgaatcatattaattaaaaattttagtttaatttttaattttaaaaattttaatttgatttaattttaatcaaaaaaatcgataaaattgaattaaactgattaatgataatagtatattagtctattaaattaaattgaattgaatcaaatcagatcgatttaattcgattaaatttttatttaaaattaattcaatttttataaatattaaaattttaatttatttaatttggtttaattttaatCGAAATTCTCTCCAAACGTCCCCATGTGTTGGATTCGAATTAGCTTCTTCTGGAATGTTAGTCTCACCTTATAAATTCGTCAAGCTGACTTACAATATCTAAAAATTAGCTGGTCATTATTTACAATATTTTATAGacttataaattcaatttataagttaaaaatataagcgtataaaaatatttttttaattttagtatttataaatattaaatttataaattaatttaattaatttaattaaataaattattatattattcttatttaatttttaaaatttttctatatattttatttagcatttttaataattttaataataaataaataaatatgcttataaattatttattattaaacatgaattttttatatttttaaaagcttTTAAACTTGCACAAAGTTAATCCGGTGTTAAATACATCTCATTAAATTTGTGAGGtttgaaattttattctttcaatttttaatttacatttcaaaaaaaaaaaaaaaaacttttaaactttaaaatagttataaacatagaaatttttattaagtgtttataaattaattttaatcattgaaTTCATCATCTGAAGCATACTTAAaaggaaaaatttattatataacaattaattttatatacaaCGATATATTAAATATTGAGGATTGATTATAGTTGAACATGCATAGAATCACTATAATTAATagctaaattaatttatataacagTTATATAGTAAAATTTCTCCTTTGAAAGACGACTAAACACTTATATTAGAGTCCCcgaaaaaagaaaagggagcGCAAAGATTTATCAATAGCCAAAATTTTGCAGTATCTGAGCAACTACACCAATAATTATAgtatgataaataaataaataaatatacatcATAAATGAACTTCCATTGAAAAAATTGCATAATAAATATACTTTATATTTGTTATATATggataaaaatattcaattaaatatttatactcaatactattataaattatataaatattaattttatttgttcaactcaatttaatattattatataaaagaaaaagatgtgtattttagtaaataaaatatgttaacattttaatatttgaagTTTAAGTAAAATTGTGTTCactaaatgataaaaaaatcaaaaatacttttctttaaaaaaatattaatatgattagtGATATGATCGGAATAAAACTGAACTGCGATTGAATAATCTACAAAGAGAAGAGGTGAGGTGGTTAGTATCTATGAGCAGTCATTAtaacactcaagtcagtaaactgataTAATAGGCAaatgtaatgaattgttttGAGTTTAAATGAGTGCGTAAAAATGTGTAGTTTGAACTCGCACATTTATTtctatactataagaagataaAGTTGGTTATCAAATCTCTTGAAAATCCGGCTAGTACTAACTAGTGGAtaaaagatctcgcatttataAGTGTAATGAATTTCTGCTAGATTATATCCATTAACGGTAACTTTCTGTAAATGTCCAGTTTGTTTTGGAGAGGGTGAGTCTTGGTAAAGTACTTAGTGTTATGGCGTTCTGGTCTTCCTTTTTACGAGTGAGACCTCTGTGACCTCATGTCAGCTTATTAGACCATTGTCCCGCAGCTTTGTCTTATAGTGATAGCTCATAGCTTACCTTGGACGATTATTATGTCGCATAAGAGGTTTTCCCACTAGTTTTTAACTCTTCTGATTCCAAGTTTACAATTGTCTTTACGACCCTGGACACGTGGCCTGTCCAGATTAGCTCTTCATACTCACGTCTCTTTGCTTGTTTCTAGTCATAAATGATGATTGCCTTTCTTCTTGAGCAGCATTTAAATCTACCATCGAAATCTCGGTATAAAATCTTTTTTTCTCCTCCGATTAGCACTTTTTCTCACAATTGATCTTTGCAATTTGAAAAAGGCTCGACCACCCAGCCTTCTAATACCACATTTGCTTAAGGTACTTCCTTGTTCCTTTTTGACGTTTCTCGAGATGAACATCTCCTTTTTGTCCTCCTCTTCTGGTGGAAGCTCCACTTTTAGGCTCTTCTTTCGGCGGTCCATCCGCGCGCCAACTCCTATTGTTCCGCTAAGGGCGGTTCACGAAAATGATAGCCTCTTGGTGAATGACATCATCCGTGTTAACAGAAAAGGACGTGGACCATTTACACAACCTCTACCAGATATCTCGAGAACTCTTCCGGGTAAATGCTCCAAACCCACACGTTATTATGGACAACCAAATTCCTGCAGAAGACACAATCATCATTTACGAAGAGTGACTAAAGGCGGGTCTTCGATTTTTTATGGATCCATTCTTCGTTGAAGTCCTCAATTTCCAAAAGCTTGCAGTCGCCCGAATATATCCCAACAGCTGGAGGATTCTGGTGGCTTTTCGCTTCCTCTGCTTCAACAACAATATCGAGTCGAGTGTTGTAATGTTCTTCTAGCTGTACCAGTTGGGTACCTAGAAGAATGAAGAATTCTGGTTCTTCAGTGGAAAAAAGCGTTAAACTCTCTTCGACCGGATACCCTCTTCCTTGAAGCACTGGAAAAACAAGTTCTATATCCTATGTTATAGGGTATCCGGGGGTTTTGAGCCGCTTTGGACTGACTGGAATCTACATGTGGAGCTCAAAAATGATAGAGTTTAGCTACGGCGGGATGAGCAAGAGGCTTTAGACTTTTTCCAGAGGATGGCCTCGACCTAGAGGATGGACATCAACGTGGCGGTGAGGAACGTCATTTTGTCCTAACAAATTCATTTCCAGGCAAAACAAGTTCAGCCTCCTCACCCGCCTAGCCTTAAAAACCCTCAGAAAAGCGCTTCCCATAGTATAAAGTAGGATATTTTACGTttcaattttctcttttttttttttaaactgccTTAATTGCTCACTTTTCACTCTGCGTAGGCATGGccgaaaaggaaaataaatttgTCAAAGCAGCACATGTTGTCCGCAATGGCAAAGTTGTTGCTGGAACAATCGGCCCTCCACTAAACGAGCTCGTCAGGTAAAGGAGATTATTATGCTTCCTCCTCCCCCTCCTTCACCTGAAACTGAGAAAACAACCCCCACTCAGCTCGTGTCTTCTTCTAGGGGCACTCCTACAGTAATCCTTGTTCAAGCTGATTCTTCATAGGAAGAGGCTAGAGCCGCATGGCCTCGAGCCATCCAGAATTAGGCATTGGCGTTGACTCGGAAGACCTCCCTTCTTAAGGAACCTCGTCTATCAATTCTCATTGAAAAGAATGCCCTAAGTCCCGGAGACTGCCACTACTTGAATGAGGTCGAGATAGACAACCTCTATAACAACATTATCCATTCTGCGATGGAGAGTGCCCTCTATCCTTACATGGCCAAGGAGCGGAATAAAACTCTAAGGCAAGAGTTTGAGGCACAGGAGAAGAACAAAAATCTCCTTCAGGAGGAGTGTTTGAGGCTAAAGGCTCGGGTTGAAGAGGTGGAGACCACAGTGAAAGAGACTTTGGAGTTTGTTGATAAGCTCCAAGCGGACCTAGACGAGGCCAACATTTCAAAGCTCGCCTTTGAAGATCGGGCTAAAAATACCGAAGACCAAGTGGCCATCCTTTAATGCTAAGTCTAGGAGTTGCGGTCTCAAGCTGAGGAGAATCATGCCACCTTTAATAAGATTGCTGAGCTGGAAGTCGAACTTCGAGAGACGGTGGCTCAGGGAGGGGAGATGTTCAATAAAGGCCAAGACTCGGTCAAGAAAGAGTTGGTCAAGGGCTTTCCTACTGAGGACTTCGCCTGGATTGACGAAATCTTTctagaggaggaggaagagaacGAGGATGGACAGGATGACGAGAGGCCAACTAAAGATAATCCCTCTAACTCAGCTTCTAATATAATAACTATAGATGAAAATGTAATAGAAGCTTGTAAGGAGGCAACTGatgatgtccctcctgccctgtaattatttccttaaatgaaaaaacttttcttttcatcttgtCTTTATTTTTACCAAGTATTGTAGGATCAGTACTTGCCCATAAATCTCATCCAATTATCATTAGATAAGACTTAAACAACTCGAAAATcctatagaaaaaaaatagttaagTGGGGTTAACTTCCGGTCAAATGCCTAGCAGTACTAGCATTTTGAcataaaataacttaaataaaattgttaacgGGACTTAACACTTGAGCATCAGCCTGGTAGATATCCactgataacatataaaaaataggGCTCGTTAAGATCGTGACATATGTACACATGATTCGAAAGGGACGTGTAAACCTTTCCAATCCGATCCGACTGGGCAGTAGAAAGTTCGACCTATAGAGTACAAAGATCAGACCACCAGCACCCTTGACTTTACCAATGCTCGAAACGGACGAACCGACCACTTCAAGAATTATATCACAAATGGGAAATTAAATATGGAGACTACCTACCTCAGTAAAGGTCGAGTAGGTCGAGCACAATTTAATATAATCTGAAGATAAGTACAAACCTTGATCGACCTTTTCAAAGCTTGGAGCGGACGGgcaaatctcttcaaagctcGTACTACAATAAGGCATTGAATGTAGGTACGGCCAACCTCAGTGACTGGAAAGAACTCACCTTTATATAGGTCAAATGAACTAGGCACGACTTGATGTAATCAGGGTAAGGTGCCGACCTCTAATATGATGGTCGGCCCCTTTGGCCCCCTCTGAAGTCTTTAATGCGCATGATGTACATGTAGTTGATGTGACACGAAATGAATGGACAGGGTATGGACTAACTGGCTTCGCATTCGTTAGCCGACTGCTAGTCATTAATGAACTGCCTAATATACTTGCCAGTCTGACGAGACGTAAGTTAGAGAATGCCTAGATTATATAAATACCCCTGATccaacctctctctctctctctctctctctctctctctctctctctctctctttctcacaCACACACATTCACAAAAGAACTCTCATAATACATGCCCTCTAGAAATTCCTTTTGAATGCTCCTTTATCATTTATCTTCTCTTTATATTAACGCATCTTAAAAAATGATTCTGGATCTAACTTGAGCATTAGAGGGTCTCTACTGGGGGCATCCCAggtagacccctgaccatcCTCTCATATTTTGCAGGTCCCCTTCCTCAATATCAAGTATGGAGAGACCTATACGAAACTAATTACagatcaatgatcaacccatcGAATCGAGCCTCTATCTAGGAGATTTGGCCACCGTGCTTATCTCAGTTCATCAATTGTGCGGTCTGTGGAAAATGAAGGAGACTACCCTGCTGCTGGAGTTTTCAAACaaaacccattgagatccacatgaaaAACCAAGAAAAGTTGATAAAAACAACGTGAGGGCCTAAGAGGAAGAAAGATGGTGAAACGGCATGATCACAAGACAAATCTAGAAAATGCACAAAATATGTTGTCGTGAGGGGGAGCACAACATGAGAACGGTCAACTAACCGTGAGAGAAAGGTGACGTGCGTGAGTTAACTAAGCTGTGCAGTTGCTTATTTAGTTCaaagtatttttattatcatgacTAGTTACAGAAATCAAATTTTAGATGAAATCCTTTTGTATATAAGCATGAACATGATAGTATACTGAAATAGCTTAAAAGCTCTAATCGGTAATTAATATTAGCATGAATTCACTGAGAAAAAGATTATTTGTTTAAGCATGCTGCTATGGGATTTGAAAACTGTGAAATGATTTACGCATGAGAAACATTATTTATTGGATTTTTTGAATCATATGAGATGATATAGTTGGTCAAAATTAATATCTGCATTCATTTGAAATGTGAAGTCAAGTATCTTGCACgccatattatttattgataaatattatttaattaatagcaAGCATTCTCGTTATATATATTCTGTGCAAGCactttgtaacgacccagaatccggaccgctaccggcgctaggatccagatcggcataaggccgccgggacccgtagcaagcctgatatacatcctgtaaacctgtttaatcccatacatgatcaacaatacataaaaattttgaactttttcattcatttccaaacttaacctgtgcatgcacaactcataaacataaacatcaaccccacagtggagtcctcaacaatgctccaatggggtaacataacatgtattaagtttggtttacataaatatcattaaaatcatgtactcaaaagggattaacaacatgctggggtcaagcacaattctatcctcaataacaccattaccttacataactgtttaatactattcaatacattactgtactaaatattacatttcaatatttatcatgtccaccactagctattacatgaccatgactttactctaactgacctcctggtctatcccgtacctgcacacctgggggattaagggagtggggtgagctactagagcccagtgagcagagtaataaaacattatatttaaaacatatgatatcatggaatgcatcacatcacaaacatatcacatcaaggatgaatttgtcacctatagccctctacacattctaatagtgccaggggcgtagaatgggcctcactggtctttctcttacatagtgccaggggcgtagaatgggcctcattggtctttcaCCGTATCATTACcatctcataacatatcatatcatagtgagggccaaatgatcatccaacattcatccacatcatcaacatattatgcaatgcaacatattcgtgaattctaatgcaagcatcctaatatatctcatggcattcatgatgcgtgaatcatgctaagaac encodes:
- the LOC110600238 gene encoding transcription factor IBH1-like 1, with amino-acid sequence MRAPQSLKQEFLKKWMVGLQLCESTNQNMSILERKKAIKLSADIAMASTRNGMTCWSRALVAKTSTDFGNKVLVDNILLASQSEKLKNKRTIIRRKKILRKSHRARKARGGRVVARSLAKEMVKKRTQVLKSLVPGGEFMDDVSLIEETLDYIVSLRAQVDVMRTLAKATELMNGK